The proteins below come from a single Vitis vinifera cultivar Pinot Noir 40024 chromosome 9, ASM3070453v1 genomic window:
- the LOC100248552 gene encoding probable LRR receptor-like serine/threonine-protein kinase At1g07650: protein MASSSKLQAVKPVENPEHSLKGKGDLMDLVYPKLGLDFNKEEIMAMMINIALLCTNVSPTSTLAMSSVVNMLDGRTAIQDIVSECSL, encoded by the exons ATGGCTTCATCGTCTAAACTACAAGCTGTAAAACCTGTTGAGAACCCAGA GCACTCATTAAAAGGGAAGGGGGATTTGATGGATCTAGTCTACCCCAAATTGGGCTTAGACTTCAACAAGGAAGAGATCATGGCGATGATGATCAACATAGCTCTCTTGTGCACAAACGTCTCTCCAACATCCACGCTAGCTATGTCATCAGTTGTGAACATGCTTGATGGCAGAACTGCTATTCAGGACATTGTTTCTGAGTGCTCCTTGTGA
- the LOC132254297 gene encoding receptor-like protein EIX2 codes for MLPKSLGQLQLLQSLHLNHNKLSGEFPSSWQNLTGLDVLDLSYNRLSGQVPTWIGVAFVNLVILNLRSNMFSGRLPSRLSNLSSLHVLDLAQNNLMGEIPITLVELKAMAQEQMNIYQLSVNANSSYTSSLYEERLVVIAKAQSLEYTRTLSLVVGIDLSDNNLSGEFPQEITKLFGLVFLNLSRNHITGQIPESISMLRQLSSLDLSSNKLSDTIPSSMASLSFLNYLNLPNNNFYGEIPFIGQMTTFPELAFVGNPNLCGALLATKCQDEDPNKRQSVVSDKNDGGYVDKWFYLSVGLGFAMGILVPFFVLATRKSWCEAYFDFVDEIVRWLLRGRATYAKNHPRRR; via the coding sequence ATGCTACCAAAGTCGTTGGGTCAGTTACAATTGCTTCAATCACTGCACTTGAACCACAACAAGCTTTCAGGAGAGTTCCCCTCATCTTGGCAAAATTTAACAGGTTTGGATGTCCTTGATCTCAGTTACAACAGATTATCGGGTCAGGTTCCTACTTGGATTGGAGTTGCTTTCGTAAATCTTGTAATTCTCAACTTGAGGTCGAATATGTTTTCTGGAAGACTTCCTTCTCGACTTTCAAATTTAAGCTCCCTGCATGTCTTAGACCTTGCACAAAACAATCTGATGGGTGAAATTCCAATCACTTTGGTTGAGCTTAAAGCCATGGCTCAAGAGCAAATGAATATATATCAGTTAAGTGTGAATGCCAACTCCTCGTATACCAGCTCCTTGTATGAAGAACGATTGGTTGTGATTGCCAAAGCCCAAAGTCTTGAATATACCAGGACTCTTTCTCTTGTTGTAGGCATTGACCTATCCGACAATAATTTAAGTGGAGAGTTCCCCCAAGAAATAACAAAATTGTTTGGTTTGGTGTTTTTGAACTTGTCGAGGAATCACATCACTGGCCAAATTCCTGAAAGCATTTCAATGTTGCGACAATTGTCATCTCTTGATTTGTCAAGCAATAAGCTTTCCGACACCATTCCTTCAAGCATGGCCTCATTATCATTCTTGAATTATTTGAATCTACCAAATAACAATTTCTATGGTGAGATCCCCTTTATAGGGCAAATGACAACCTTCCCCGAGCTGGCCTTTGTGGGAAACCCTAATCTATGTGGAGCTCTACTGGCCACAAAATGCCAGGATGAAGATCCAAATAAAAGGCAAAGTGTTGTTAGTGacaaaaatgatggtggctATGTTGATAAATGGTTTTACTTGAGTGTTGGCTTGGGATTTGCCATGGGCATCCTAgttccattttttgttttggcaACAAGGAAATCTTGGTGTG